The following are from one region of the Marinomonas sp. CT5 genome:
- a CDS encoding HlyC/CorC family transporter, whose product MNEVPLGVLGGILFCLILLSAFFSSSETGMLSINKYRLKHLVKNKNRSAIKVNSLLERPDRLIGVILIGNNFVNILASAIATIIAVRLWGDAGVAIATAALTMIVLIFAEVTPKTLAAIHPEKIAFPASWVLAILLKVLYPLVWLVNGLSNGLLRLIGVNASQQNHDTLDSEELRTVVNEASGLIPAAHQEMLISILDLEKVSVEDIMIPRNEVIGIDIEDSIEEIIEQICQTRHTRMPVYNGEINKVIGILHARHAAMFLRDPNPSKAALLKATVEPYFIPESTSLNTVLLNFQKDHQQMGIVVDEYGDVQGIAALEDVLEEIVGEFTPPTQDEEEEIQTLDDGSFRIEGSTHIREINKTLEWHLPTDGPKTLNGLIIETLEFIPEHPISLWVGHYLIEIQEIEDKVVKYAKLQLKR is encoded by the coding sequence TTGAACGAAGTACCCTTAGGTGTTCTTGGTGGAATACTTTTTTGTCTTATTTTACTTTCCGCTTTCTTTTCGAGTTCCGAGACAGGGATGTTGTCGATCAATAAGTATCGACTCAAGCACCTTGTTAAAAACAAGAACCGGTCTGCCATTAAAGTAAACTCTCTCCTAGAACGCCCCGATAGACTTATCGGCGTCATCTTAATAGGAAATAACTTTGTTAATATCCTAGCGTCTGCAATAGCCACTATTATTGCCGTTCGCCTGTGGGGCGATGCAGGTGTCGCCATCGCCACAGCAGCATTGACGATGATCGTTCTAATATTCGCGGAAGTCACACCAAAAACATTGGCCGCCATACACCCTGAGAAAATTGCCTTTCCGGCCTCTTGGGTCCTTGCCATCTTATTGAAAGTACTCTATCCACTGGTTTGGCTAGTCAATGGTTTATCAAATGGTTTACTTCGTCTGATCGGCGTGAATGCCTCACAACAAAACCACGATACACTGGATTCAGAAGAACTCAGAACCGTGGTTAACGAAGCCAGCGGTCTGATCCCTGCAGCCCACCAAGAAATGCTTATTTCTATTTTAGACTTAGAAAAAGTCTCTGTAGAAGACATCATGATTCCTCGAAACGAAGTCATCGGTATCGATATTGAAGACTCAATTGAAGAAATCATCGAACAAATTTGCCAGACCCGACACACCCGTATGCCTGTCTATAATGGCGAGATCAACAAAGTAATTGGCATCCTTCATGCTCGCCACGCCGCTATGTTCTTACGAGACCCGAATCCATCAAAAGCGGCCTTATTAAAGGCGACGGTTGAGCCCTACTTTATTCCCGAAAGCACCTCCCTTAACACCGTGCTACTAAACTTCCAAAAAGATCACCAGCAAATGGGAATTGTGGTTGACGAATACGGTGATGTTCAAGGGATCGCGGCTTTAGAAGACGTACTTGAAGAAATCGTGGGGGAATTCACACCACCAACTCAAGACGAAGAAGAAGAAATTCAAACTCTGGACGATGGCTCTTTCAGAATCGAAGGCTCGACTCATATAAGAGAGATTAATAAAACACTTGAATGGCATCTTCCTACAGACGGACCAAAAACGCTGAATGGCCTTATTATCGAGACCTTGGAATTTATCCCAGAGCACCCAATTAGTCTATGGGTAGGCCACTATTTGATTGAGATTCAAGAGATCGAAGACAAAGTGGTTAAATATGCCAAACTTCAGTTAAAACGCTAA
- a CDS encoding NUDIX hydrolase translates to MRFCPQCGHAVNMTIPAGDNRPRAVCPSCHYIDYDNPRLITGTIPLYKDKILLCRRNIEPRLGFWTLPAGFMENQETTSEGALRETLEESGSKAKCKQAFSMISIPRINQVHLFYIAELEKDDFHATEESSEVALFDLDEIPWGELAFSSVTKTIEFFIEDHKKGQYGFHEDTIHFNTVSE, encoded by the coding sequence ATGAGATTCTGCCCGCAATGTGGTCATGCCGTTAATATGACAATTCCTGCCGGGGATAATAGACCACGTGCGGTATGCCCAAGCTGCCACTATATTGATTACGATAATCCTAGACTTATCACAGGCACTATCCCGCTTTATAAAGACAAAATCTTGTTATGCAGAAGAAACATTGAACCTCGTTTAGGTTTCTGGACCCTACCTGCTGGTTTTATGGAGAACCAAGAGACCACAAGTGAAGGCGCTTTAAGAGAAACCCTAGAAGAAAGCGGGTCGAAAGCAAAATGTAAGCAGGCTTTCAGTATGATCAGCATTCCGCGTATCAATCAAGTTCACCTTTTTTATATCGCAGAACTCGAAAAGGATGACTTTCATGCTACGGAAGAAAGCTCTGAAGTTGCACTATTTGATCTCGACGAAATCCCATGGGGTGAACTGGCTTTTAGCAGTGTAACCAAAACCATTGAATTCTTTATTGAAGATCATAAAAAAGGTCAATATGGTTTCCATGAAGACACCATTCACTTCAACACTGTATCTGAATAA
- the ccsA gene encoding cytochrome c biogenesis protein CcsA, whose amino-acid sequence MTQLSLWLACIACLIAGTAYYLRPEKRFTQYIGAIAIAMHTYALTQTLLNRDGFNFLTIGLLIALIGNCLLWFSNRDKDLTLLLGAAFPLGAIIIALNAIEPWDLKQLHSPSWGTSAHILIASVAYSLFTAACGVGILLSMQEYQLKHHKLKQLLRVPPLQVLERLMFEFIWAAFILLTITIATGFYFIEDMFAQHLVHKTFFTIASWFVFAGLLLGRHIAGWRGQLAVKLTLSGFFLLMIGYFGSQIALQILLN is encoded by the coding sequence ATGACTCAATTATCGCTTTGGCTTGCTTGTATCGCTTGTTTGATTGCTGGCACAGCGTATTATCTGCGTCCAGAAAAACGCTTTACCCAATACATTGGGGCGATTGCAATTGCAATGCATACCTACGCCTTAACCCAAACATTGCTCAACCGCGATGGGTTTAACTTCCTCACTATTGGACTTTTAATTGCGCTTATTGGTAATTGCCTACTCTGGTTTAGTAATAGAGACAAAGATTTAACCCTATTGCTCGGAGCAGCATTTCCTCTTGGGGCCATTATTATCGCGTTAAATGCGATTGAACCTTGGGACTTGAAACAGCTGCACAGCCCATCTTGGGGAACCAGTGCTCACATTCTTATTGCTTCTGTTGCCTACAGTTTATTTACCGCCGCATGTGGCGTGGGTATTTTACTGTCCATGCAAGAATACCAACTTAAGCATCACAAACTAAAACAACTGCTCAGAGTGCCGCCATTACAAGTATTAGAGCGCTTAATGTTTGAGTTTATTTGGGCCGCCTTCATACTATTAACCATCACAATAGCAACAGGTTTTTACTTTATTGAGGATATGTTTGCCCAACACCTTGTCCACAAAACATTTTTCACAATTGCCTCATGGTTTGTCTTTGCTGGTTTATTACTGGGTAGACACATAGCAGGCTGGCGTGGTCAATTAGCCGTAAAGCTGACACTTAGTGGTTTTTTCCTTCTGATGATAGGCTACTTTGGTAGTCAGATTGCTTTACAGATTTTACTAAACTAA
- a CDS encoding DUF72 domain-containing protein: MKIYYGMAQWQHPAWVNWLYPASLPSAERIALYSQVFSTVEVGSTFYTKVDDAQLMRWYESVSDEFKFSFKAPQTVTHRLIERPWDDVQQDWLAFMLSLQPLQNKLGPTMLQFPAVCDSRALEVILALCDMWTLSTPLSVEVRNLDYFDKAQTETAFLSSLAERNVNRVIMDSRPVFSTEAYCESLVDAQKKKPRVPCHPVATANHPVIRFIGHPDLPRNDLWLDQWATKLSQWLSDGLTPSVFVHSSDNIAAPTLAAQLDEKVSALLPGYQRVLDLPPSQEQTSLW, encoded by the coding sequence ATGAAAATTTACTATGGTATGGCGCAGTGGCAACATCCAGCTTGGGTAAATTGGCTTTATCCTGCTTCATTGCCAAGTGCTGAAAGAATTGCCCTATATTCGCAAGTATTTTCGACGGTCGAGGTGGGGAGTACTTTCTATACCAAGGTGGACGATGCCCAGTTGATGCGCTGGTACGAATCGGTTTCCGATGAGTTTAAGTTCAGTTTTAAAGCGCCGCAAACGGTAACTCATCGTTTGATAGAGCGACCTTGGGATGATGTGCAGCAAGATTGGCTTGCTTTTATGCTTTCGTTACAGCCCTTGCAGAATAAGCTGGGACCCACTATGTTGCAGTTTCCGGCTGTGTGTGACTCACGGGCCTTAGAAGTGATTTTGGCTTTGTGTGACATGTGGACGTTATCGACGCCTCTGTCTGTAGAGGTCCGGAATCTCGACTATTTTGATAAGGCTCAAACAGAAACTGCTTTTCTATCGTCCTTAGCGGAGCGGAATGTGAATCGAGTGATTATGGATTCTCGCCCCGTTTTTTCGACAGAGGCGTATTGTGAAAGCTTGGTGGATGCCCAAAAGAAAAAGCCAAGAGTGCCTTGTCATCCTGTTGCTACCGCAAATCATCCTGTTATCCGTTTCATTGGTCATCCTGATTTACCTCGAAATGATCTTTGGTTAGATCAATGGGCGACTAAATTGTCGCAATGGTTGTCTGATGGTCTGACTCCAAGTGTGTTTGTTCATTCTTCGGACAATATTGCAGCACCCACTTTGGCGGCGCAGTTGGATGAAAAAGTCAGTGCTTTGTTGCCAGGTTATCAAAGGGTTTTAGATCTGCCTCCAAGTCAGGAGCAAACGAGTTTGTGGTGA
- the ffh gene encoding signal recognition particle protein, whose protein sequence is MFDNLSNRLTSSLDRIRGRAKLTEDNIQEVLREVRMALLEADVALPVVKDFIAAVKERAIGTEVSKSLSPGQVFLKIVKQELESVMGEANDGLNLRVSRPAVILLAGLQGAGKTTSAAKLAKYLKEREKKSVSVVSADVYRPAAIKQLETLAGEVGVDFIPSDLSQKPIDIVNNAIDYAKKGHKDVLIVDTAGRLSIDDDMMAEIKALHGAVNPIETLFVVDAMTGQDAANTAKAFGDVLPLTGVILTKTDGDARGGAALSVRHITGKPIKFLGVGEKTDALEPFHPDRLASRILGMGDMLSLIEEAEQKIDKDKAEKLAGKLKKGKGFDLEDFKEQLQQMKNMGGMSSMLDKLPGMGGQLGNIQDKVNDKMFVQMEALINSMTPAERHNPDVINGSRKKRISAGAGLQIQDLNRLLKQHKQMQKMMKKMSAKGGMKKMMRGLGGMMPGGGMPGGGNFPKF, encoded by the coding sequence ATGTTCGACAATTTATCGAATCGTTTAACTTCCTCGCTTGATCGTATTCGAGGTCGAGCGAAATTAACGGAAGACAATATACAAGAAGTGTTGCGTGAAGTGCGTATGGCACTTCTCGAAGCCGACGTTGCTTTGCCAGTAGTTAAAGACTTTATTGCTGCTGTTAAAGAGCGTGCTATCGGGACTGAAGTATCTAAGAGTTTGAGTCCTGGTCAGGTTTTCCTAAAAATTGTTAAGCAAGAACTTGAAAGCGTAATGGGCGAGGCTAATGATGGCCTTAACCTTCGTGTTTCGCGTCCAGCGGTTATCTTGTTGGCGGGTTTGCAGGGTGCGGGTAAAACTACATCGGCAGCCAAACTTGCGAAATACCTAAAAGAGCGTGAGAAAAAATCGGTATCGGTTGTTAGTGCCGACGTTTACCGACCGGCCGCTATTAAACAGTTGGAGACTTTGGCGGGTGAAGTTGGTGTTGACTTTATTCCCAGTGATTTATCTCAAAAGCCAATTGATATTGTTAATAATGCGATTGATTACGCTAAAAAAGGTCATAAAGATGTCCTGATTGTTGATACGGCAGGCCGTTTGTCTATCGATGACGACATGATGGCGGAAATAAAAGCGCTCCATGGAGCTGTTAATCCTATTGAAACTCTGTTTGTTGTGGATGCAATGACAGGGCAAGATGCGGCGAATACGGCGAAAGCGTTTGGTGATGTGTTACCACTGACTGGTGTCATTTTAACTAAGACCGATGGTGATGCGCGTGGTGGGGCGGCTTTGTCTGTTCGTCATATCACGGGTAAACCGATTAAGTTCTTAGGTGTAGGTGAGAAAACCGATGCATTAGAACCTTTCCATCCTGATCGTTTGGCATCTCGTATCTTAGGAATGGGTGATATGCTTTCTTTAATAGAGGAAGCAGAACAAAAGATCGATAAAGACAAAGCAGAAAAACTTGCTGGCAAACTGAAAAAAGGCAAAGGCTTTGATCTAGAAGATTTCAAAGAGCAGCTGCAGCAAATGAAAAATATGGGCGGCATGAGCTCTATGCTGGATAAGCTTCCAGGTATGGGCGGCCAGCTTGGTAATATTCAGGATAAAGTGAACGATAAAATGTTTGTTCAAATGGAAGCCTTGATTAATTCCATGACCCCCGCAGAACGCCATAACCCTGATGTGATTAATGGTTCTCGTAAAAAGCGTATTTCAGCGGGTGCTGGTTTGCAGATTCAAGATTTGAATCGTCTTCTAAAGCAGCATAAACAAATGCAAAAGATGATGAAGAAGATGTCTGCAAAAGGTGGGATGAAGAAAATGATGCGTGGTTTAGGTGGAATGATGCCGGGTGGTGGTATGCCTGGCGGTGGAAATTTCCCTAAATTTTAA
- a CDS encoding BTAD domain-containing putative transcriptional regulator, whose product MSTDEASTIRYSVNNKLIAPRSTTVFHRRKLLNYLDSVSSDLIWVSAPGGSGKTTLVADWLDQSKTPHIWLRLEESDSSLGTFFYNLALAARHSFPDDARELQAFTQEYSLAPATFAVNFFNSLLAVFPNDTATFVLDDYHELTDSSPVHEVINTVLEHPDHQFRFVVISRHSSPQAYLTLKATHKMTHLDWQDIQFSQADTKQLLELELSREISPEVLAYIQHEAGGWVSGIRLIASRIYESDWVNPLTKDSHVEVLKKDAFDYFALEVFAGFNAEIKRLLIRTSFMPFFTSDMAFEISGVKKSFIYLEEFVRKNLFLQSHQGNPVTYRYHPLFQSFLSNYAQANMSAKEISEVSYTSARILSEMGAFESAIEIFINNGFYDEARLLINEQSEALLKQGRIQQLLKWFEKIPEDFVIKEPKLLITLGKSQLLSSPEKACELFFKVIRHSIENNDKASAIEAYGMYLEALSISGRDYHLLEDCLYGLESLLEDPTPETLKAAESIACVVLCSTSFVALNHPLQQRWKELAKKYIQCTQAPASLIKACNNMMIYYRFAGEDHSTYHLIDILSPLREFIESIPLLKLQTQVIDAFHYGYVLGKGEQSADICRRGIQEGLSTGIRLYEFWFRYILVLTLLRSEHITEAEEQITLLLAQYSEYPPVRKADILTLSAMCALYKKDLYKARHDIENANELFARSGASFPVIWSGVIMAIIKYELGDIEGCHSLLQTLEQKDWLGSAYAKYQALCLEAWIELNTDENCTDKLVEAFALARRQHFIFIPLIGRAAFIELCQRALHFGVETEYVRNIISEHLLVPDNPLSTSHLWPFPLKIYTLQPFKVIVTTSEGESELSLQPKSLELLKALIALGGYNVSIEKVCDTLWGDSDGDAAYKSFKTTLYRLRKTLGSENYIVAKNNTLSFSRECWVDALCIWDERLLMSPKKMLLVRELVSLCHSPFLSEDGDSSWVVRSRIRISRNVTKLFNYAAQTLLDQDKSDEAITYYEQALEIDPFEEDYYAGLMECYHNMRRLDRIYATYQRCLDVFGTMNQLTPSSRLSGCYENLIAQYSNN is encoded by the coding sequence ATGTCAACGGATGAAGCGTCTACAATTAGGTATAGTGTCAATAACAAGCTAATCGCTCCTCGTTCCACAACAGTTTTTCATCGCAGAAAACTACTGAATTACCTTGATTCAGTGTCTTCGGATCTTATTTGGGTATCTGCGCCAGGAGGATCTGGGAAAACTACGCTGGTAGCTGACTGGCTAGATCAATCTAAAACACCACATATTTGGTTGAGGCTTGAGGAATCAGATTCTTCCTTAGGAACATTCTTTTATAATTTAGCACTGGCTGCACGTCATTCATTTCCGGATGATGCGAGAGAACTGCAGGCTTTTACACAGGAATACTCATTGGCGCCGGCCACTTTCGCTGTCAATTTCTTTAACTCTCTACTGGCTGTTTTTCCCAATGATACCGCGACATTTGTGCTCGATGACTATCATGAACTGACTGATAGTTCGCCTGTGCATGAAGTGATTAATACGGTTTTGGAACATCCAGATCATCAATTTCGTTTTGTTGTTATAAGTAGGCATTCATCGCCACAAGCCTATTTGACGCTTAAAGCCACTCATAAAATGACACATTTGGATTGGCAGGACATTCAGTTTTCCCAAGCCGATACTAAGCAGCTTCTTGAGCTGGAACTGTCTCGTGAGATCTCCCCAGAAGTGCTTGCTTATATCCAGCATGAGGCCGGTGGGTGGGTATCAGGAATTCGTTTGATTGCGTCCAGAATATATGAGTCTGATTGGGTTAACCCGTTGACTAAAGACAGTCATGTTGAAGTTCTGAAAAAAGATGCTTTTGACTATTTTGCTTTGGAGGTTTTTGCTGGTTTTAATGCTGAAATAAAAAGATTGTTGATTAGAACTTCGTTTATGCCTTTTTTTACGTCTGATATGGCCTTTGAAATATCAGGTGTTAAAAAATCTTTTATTTATCTAGAAGAGTTTGTTAGAAAAAATCTTTTTCTTCAGTCTCATCAAGGAAATCCAGTTACATACCGTTATCATCCGCTTTTCCAGTCTTTTCTAAGTAATTATGCTCAAGCGAACATGTCTGCTAAGGAGATTTCGGAGGTATCGTATACTTCTGCTCGAATTCTTTCTGAAATGGGCGCTTTTGAATCGGCGATAGAGATTTTCATTAATAATGGTTTTTATGATGAAGCTCGCTTACTAATCAATGAGCAATCAGAAGCTCTCCTTAAGCAAGGTCGAATACAACAACTGCTCAAGTGGTTTGAGAAAATCCCTGAAGACTTTGTTATCAAAGAGCCCAAGTTATTGATAACTCTTGGGAAAAGTCAGCTTCTTTCATCGCCTGAAAAGGCGTGCGAACTGTTTTTTAAAGTGATTAGGCACTCTATAGAAAATAATGATAAAGCATCTGCTATAGAAGCCTATGGGATGTATTTAGAAGCGCTGTCTATCTCAGGTAGAGATTATCATTTGCTTGAAGATTGTCTTTATGGTCTAGAAAGCTTGCTTGAAGATCCGACCCCTGAAACCTTGAAAGCAGCTGAGAGTATTGCTTGTGTTGTGCTGTGTTCAACATCCTTTGTTGCGTTAAATCATCCATTGCAACAGCGTTGGAAAGAGTTAGCAAAAAAATATATTCAATGTACCCAAGCTCCGGCCAGTCTCATAAAAGCCTGCAATAACATGATGATTTATTATCGGTTTGCTGGTGAGGATCATAGTACCTATCATCTGATTGATATCTTGAGTCCGCTCAGGGAGTTTATTGAGTCAATTCCCTTATTGAAATTGCAAACTCAGGTTATTGATGCATTTCATTATGGTTATGTATTAGGCAAAGGGGAGCAGTCAGCTGATATTTGTAGAAGGGGGATTCAGGAAGGTCTAAGTACAGGTATTCGTCTCTATGAATTTTGGTTTCGCTATATTCTTGTTCTGACTTTACTCCGAAGCGAACATATAACAGAAGCAGAGGAGCAAATTACGCTCTTATTAGCTCAGTATTCTGAATACCCACCCGTCCGTAAGGCCGATATTTTAACGCTCTCGGCTATGTGTGCTCTGTATAAAAAAGACTTATATAAAGCTCGGCATGACATTGAAAATGCCAATGAGTTGTTTGCTAGATCGGGTGCTAGCTTCCCTGTGATATGGTCAGGGGTGATTATGGCCATCATAAAATATGAACTTGGGGATATTGAAGGCTGCCATAGCTTATTGCAGACTCTTGAGCAAAAAGATTGGTTGGGATCTGCCTATGCAAAATATCAAGCGCTATGTTTGGAGGCATGGATTGAGTTAAATACCGACGAGAATTGCACTGACAAGCTAGTGGAAGCATTTGCTTTGGCTCGTCGCCAACACTTTATTTTTATCCCTCTTATAGGAAGGGCCGCCTTTATTGAATTATGCCAAAGAGCTTTGCATTTCGGTGTAGAGACAGAGTATGTAAGGAATATTATTTCTGAGCATCTTTTGGTGCCAGATAACCCTTTGTCAACTTCGCATCTCTGGCCATTTCCCCTAAAAATATACACTCTGCAGCCGTTTAAGGTGATAGTGACAACGTCAGAAGGTGAGTCTGAATTGAGCTTGCAGCCGAAGTCCCTTGAGTTATTAAAGGCGTTGATTGCTTTAGGTGGATACAATGTATCTATAGAAAAAGTCTGTGATACCCTCTGGGGGGATTCGGATGGTGATGCTGCTTATAAATCATTTAAAACGACTCTTTATCGACTCCGCAAAACATTAGGGTCTGAAAATTATATTGTTGCTAAAAATAATACACTTTCTTTCTCTCGTGAATGTTGGGTAGATGCATTATGTATTTGGGATGAGCGACTGTTAATGTCTCCGAAAAAAATGCTCCTCGTTCGAGAGCTAGTGTCATTGTGCCATTCTCCTTTTCTCAGTGAAGACGGTGACTCAAGCTGGGTGGTTCGCTCTCGAATACGTATAAGTCGTAATGTAACGAAACTATTCAATTACGCCGCTCAGACCTTGCTTGATCAAGATAAATCTGACGAAGCGATTACTTACTATGAGCAGGCGTTAGAAATAGACCCATTTGAAGAAGATTATTATGCGGGCCTTATGGAGTGTTACCATAACATGCGTCGGCTTGATCGGATTTATGCGACTTATCAGCGTTGTCTTGATGTGTTTGGGACCATGAATCAGTTGACTCCATCGTCTAGGTTGAGCGGCTGTTACGAAAATCTGATAGCGCAATACTCTAATAATTAG
- a CDS encoding NGG1p interacting factor NIF3 produces MYSLVFYVPESHLESVKQAVFDAGAGSMGNYDSCCWQVKGQGQFRPVKGATPFLGKLDELECVDEYRVEMVLSEEVKELVLAALLLAHPYEEVAYHFIQIQC; encoded by the coding sequence ATGTATTCATTGGTTTTTTATGTTCCGGAAAGTCATTTGGAATCGGTTAAGCAGGCTGTTTTTGACGCTGGTGCGGGTTCCATGGGAAATTATGATTCTTGTTGTTGGCAGGTGAAAGGTCAGGGGCAATTTAGGCCAGTGAAAGGAGCGACTCCTTTTCTTGGTAAACTTGATGAATTAGAGTGTGTTGATGAGTATCGAGTAGAAATGGTGCTCAGTGAGGAAGTGAAAGAACTGGTTTTAGCTGCGTTGTTGTTGGCGCACCCCTATGAAGAGGTGGCCTATCATTTTATTCAGATACAGTGTTGA
- a CDS encoding invasion associated locus B family protein, protein MTKISIRLSHITMALCAATMVFTAPLVTAAESAKQAAVSNKPLETTATYGNWVLHCVQLPSPSNGKDDQADDQADDASCEIVQSAQIQGQSRPVMQMAIGRLPGQKDFTVTTVIPVNVSIPGRVQIVIDSEAKETKKKADGFDLTLTRCLPSGCVAVTKLDNKMRAQMSAGIAGQLKFISANGQEIAIPLSWMGFTQAMTSLDKKE, encoded by the coding sequence ATGACCAAAATAAGTATCCGCCTTTCTCATATCACTATGGCACTGTGTGCCGCAACTATGGTGTTTACTGCACCTCTTGTTACGGCTGCGGAGTCTGCTAAGCAAGCCGCTGTTTCAAATAAACCGTTAGAAACGACGGCAACGTATGGCAATTGGGTGTTGCATTGCGTGCAATTACCTAGCCCATCTAATGGCAAGGATGATCAGGCGGATGATCAGGCGGATGATGCGAGTTGTGAAATTGTGCAATCGGCTCAGATACAAGGGCAATCTCGCCCTGTGATGCAAATGGCCATTGGGCGTTTACCAGGCCAAAAAGACTTCACTGTGACAACAGTGATACCCGTAAATGTGTCTATTCCAGGTCGTGTTCAGATTGTGATTGATAGTGAAGCCAAAGAGACAAAAAAGAAAGCCGATGGATTTGACCTGACTCTGACTCGCTGCCTACCAAGTGGTTGTGTTGCCGTTACCAAGCTGGATAACAAAATGCGCGCCCAGATGAGTGCTGGAATCGCTGGTCAGCTGAAATTTATCAGTGCGAATGGGCAAGAAATTGCTATTCCATTGTCTTGGATGGGCTTTACTCAAGCAATGACATCATTGGATAAAAAAGAGTAA